A genomic region of Capnocytophaga canimorsus contains the following coding sequences:
- a CDS encoding class I SAM-dependent methyltransferase, with the protein MIFSWILNKVPRQWLIKISYWVRPFLSFFLRGKRYTDPIDGKGFRQFLPYGYGKQRPNVLSPSTLSLERHRLLWLFLKQETDFFSRKMKVLHVAPEQAFYKRFKKQPNLDYITTDLYSPLADVKADLCNLPFANDTFDFILCNHVLEHIPNDTKAMHELYRVMKKGGRGIFQVPQDRNRAKTFQDDSITTPEERTRIFGQYDHVRVYGMDYFDKLRSIGFEVNEIYYGYHFSTAEAEKYRIDPNEIIPLCIK; encoded by the coding sequence TTGATTTTTTCTTGGATTCTCAACAAAGTACCTCGTCAGTGGTTGATTAAAATCAGCTATTGGGTACGTCCGTTTTTAAGTTTTTTTTTAAGAGGAAAACGATATACTGACCCCATTGACGGCAAAGGTTTTCGTCAATTTTTGCCTTACGGATACGGCAAACAGCGCCCCAATGTACTCTCCCCTTCAACCCTTTCGCTGGAGCGTCACCGATTGCTTTGGCTATTTTTGAAACAAGAAACTGATTTTTTCTCCCGAAAAATGAAAGTATTACACGTCGCACCCGAACAAGCCTTCTATAAAAGATTTAAAAAACAGCCAAACTTAGATTATATCACTACCGATTTGTACTCGCCTTTGGCAGACGTTAAGGCTGATTTATGCAACTTACCCTTTGCCAATGACACGTTCGACTTTATTTTGTGCAATCACGTTTTGGAACATATCCCTAACGATACCAAGGCTATGCACGAACTTTACCGAGTAATGAAAAAAGGAGGTCGAGGCATTTTTCAAGTTCCACAAGACCGTAACAGAGCGAAAACATTTCAAGACGACTCCATTACTACACCCGAGGAGCGCACTCGTATCTTTGGGCAGTACGACCACGTGCGTGTTTATGGTATGGATTACTTCGATAAATTGAGAAGCATTGGTTTTGAGGTAAATGAGATTTATTATGGGTATCATTTTTCAACAGCTGAAGCAGAAAAGTATCGTATCGACCCCAATGAAATTATTCCTCTTTGTATTAAATAG
- the aspA gene encoding aspartate ammonia-lyase: MSVEYRVESDLLGDLQVPATAYYGVQTQRAVDNFYISGSKMGDFPEFVKAIAYVKKAAVQTNHQLGLIDQRITQAISQACDELISGKMHDQFPVDMIQGGAGTSVNMNANEVIANRALEIMGYELGDYQNCSPNDHVNLSQSTNDAYPTTVKLAIIKMNQTLIEHLKLLVQSFRKKGEEFADVIKMGRTQLQDAVPMTLGQEFEAFAATMEEEITRLNNNANLFLEINMGGTAIGTGLNAPKEFAKLCAEKLAELTQEPFISAPNLVEATPDTGSYVIYSSALKRMAVKLSKICNDLRLLSSGPRAGLNEINLPPMQPGSSIMPGKVNPVIPEVVNQVCFKVYGNDLTVTFAAEAGQLQLNVMEPVLCQSIIESIVFIQRAIDTLRVKCIDGITANREVCRNMVMNSIGIVTALNPYIGYKNSTKIAKEALETGKSVYDLVLEKQLLSQDKLDEILNPKNMLGI; encoded by the coding sequence ATGTCAGTAGAATATCGTGTAGAATCAGATTTATTAGGGGATTTGCAAGTTCCCGCAACGGCTTATTATGGAGTGCAAACCCAACGTGCTGTAGATAATTTTTATATTTCTGGAAGTAAAATGGGAGACTTTCCAGAATTTGTAAAAGCTATTGCCTATGTGAAAAAAGCTGCCGTACAAACCAATCACCAATTAGGCTTGATTGACCAGAGAATTACCCAAGCCATATCTCAAGCTTGTGATGAACTTATTTCAGGAAAGATGCACGACCAATTCCCCGTAGATATGATTCAAGGAGGGGCAGGAACCTCTGTAAATATGAATGCTAATGAGGTTATCGCTAATCGTGCTCTTGAAATTATGGGATACGAACTTGGCGATTATCAAAATTGTTCCCCTAACGACCACGTAAATCTATCGCAATCCACCAATGATGCTTATCCGACTACGGTTAAGTTGGCAATCATTAAAATGAATCAAACACTAATTGAGCATTTGAAGTTGTTGGTGCAATCTTTTCGTAAAAAAGGAGAGGAGTTTGCCGATGTAATCAAAATGGGTCGTACACAGTTACAAGATGCCGTTCCGATGACTTTAGGGCAAGAGTTTGAGGCTTTCGCTGCTACAATGGAAGAGGAAATTACCCGTTTGAATAATAACGCCAACTTATTTTTGGAAATCAATATGGGAGGTACGGCAATTGGTACAGGGCTTAACGCACCAAAGGAATTTGCGAAATTGTGTGCTGAAAAGTTGGCTGAGCTTACTCAAGAGCCTTTTATTTCTGCCCCCAACTTAGTGGAAGCTACACCCGATACAGGGTCTTACGTAATTTATTCGTCGGCTTTAAAACGTATGGCAGTAAAACTTTCAAAAATCTGTAATGATTTAAGATTACTTTCTTCAGGACCTCGTGCTGGACTAAACGAAATCAACTTACCTCCAATGCAACCTGGCTCATCGATTATGCCAGGGAAGGTCAATCCTGTAATTCCTGAGGTAGTTAATCAAGTTTGCTTTAAAGTATATGGTAATGACTTGACGGTAACTTTTGCAGCTGAAGCCGGACAGTTACAGCTCAATGTAATGGAACCTGTGCTTTGCCAGTCTATCATTGAATCAATAGTATTTATACAAAGAGCCATTGATACACTTCGAGTAAAATGTATTGACGGAATCACAGCAAATCGGGAAGTATGCCGAAATATGGTAATGAACAGTATCGGTATTGTTACGGCACTAAACCCTTATATTGGATATAAAAATAGTACCAAAATAGCTAAAGAAGCTTTAGAGACAGGAAAATCTGTTTATGATTTGGTGCTTGAAAAACAATTGCTTTCGCAAGATAAATTGGATGAAATTTTAAATCCTAAAAATATGTTAGGAATATAG
- the rpsU gene encoding 30S ribosomal protein S21: MLIIPVKEGENIDKALKRYKRKFDRTGVVRQLRSKQHFTKPSVKRRSEIQKAQYIQRLRDQEDI; the protein is encoded by the coding sequence ATGCTTATAATTCCAGTTAAAGAAGGGGAAAATATAGACAAAGCCCTAAAACGTTACAAAAGAAAATTTGACAGAACAGGTGTTGTGCGCCAATTGCGTAGTAAGCAGCATTTTACGAAACCTTCTGTGAAGAGAAGAAGTGAAATTCAAAAAGCACAATATATCCAAAGACTAAGAGATCAGGAAGATATATAG
- a CDS encoding Ig-like domain-containing protein — MLRKYFSAILLFLLVSVLVQCARRGSPTGGPKDETPPVLLEVQPKSGATHFNAKKIRFVFDELVVAKDIRKQLIISPPLENFPEISPISASRWIDVKITDTLKPNTTYVFNFGNSIQDYNEGNAFPFLKYVFSTGAFIDSLSVRGETQDAIKPKPDNFVSVMLYPYDENYKDSLVFKQKPMYIANTLDSLKSFEINNVKEGKYMLIALKDKNNNYLFDPKEDKIGFLENPISVQNDSLFHTLTLFKQIPDFKPARPFQAADNRIVFGYEGKADSIEIKPIAPVSQDFKYIITKEPKKDSLNLWFTPKQKDSLVFTFARGQKIDTFKIRLKETKADSLKLSSKYSSTLPIGKYFGWSSNTPIVKTDSTKIRVMNKDSVFIPFKTKLEQNGLEFLLIFENQHNQEYSITALPEAITDFFGQPNDTLQQRVKTSKVEELSTLKVTINASLHFPIVMELTDEKGVNVEKQIFANKAQPEYVFSNVNPGKYKMRIIEDQNNNKQWDTGNFLKRIQPEKIIYHPKLIELRANWEVQEIFTIESSGTENPKPILDNQNGATDGR, encoded by the coding sequence ATGCTACGAAAATATTTTTCCGCGATATTGTTATTTTTGTTGGTATCTGTATTGGTACAATGTGCTCGGCGTGGTTCTCCCACCGGAGGTCCCAAAGATGAGACTCCGCCAGTGTTACTTGAAGTTCAGCCAAAATCAGGAGCTACCCATTTTAATGCTAAAAAAATTCGCTTTGTGTTTGATGAGTTGGTAGTTGCTAAAGATATTCGTAAACAACTAATTATCTCACCTCCGTTAGAGAATTTTCCTGAAATTTCGCCTATTTCAGCTTCTCGATGGATAGATGTGAAAATTACCGATACTTTAAAGCCTAACACAACCTATGTTTTTAATTTCGGAAATAGCATTCAAGATTATAACGAGGGGAATGCGTTTCCCTTTTTGAAGTATGTATTTTCTACCGGAGCGTTTATTGATTCGTTAAGTGTACGTGGTGAAACTCAAGATGCTATAAAACCCAAGCCTGACAATTTTGTTTCTGTGATGCTTTATCCGTATGATGAAAATTATAAGGATTCTTTAGTTTTTAAGCAAAAACCGATGTATATTGCCAATACCTTAGACAGCTTGAAATCCTTCGAAATCAATAATGTAAAAGAGGGCAAATATATGCTTATTGCATTGAAGGATAAAAATAACAATTATCTTTTTGACCCCAAGGAAGATAAAATAGGCTTCTTAGAAAACCCCATTTCGGTGCAAAATGATAGCTTATTTCATACCCTAACTTTATTTAAACAAATTCCTGATTTTAAACCTGCCAGACCTTTTCAAGCTGCCGACAATCGTATCGTTTTTGGGTATGAAGGCAAAGCCGATAGCATTGAAATAAAACCCATTGCTCCTGTTTCTCAAGATTTTAAATACATCATCACCAAAGAACCTAAAAAAGATTCGTTGAACTTATGGTTTACTCCAAAACAAAAAGATTCTTTGGTATTTACCTTTGCCAGAGGACAAAAAATAGATACATTCAAAATCAGACTGAAAGAAACCAAAGCCGACAGTTTAAAATTGTCATCTAAATATTCCAGTACACTCCCCATTGGTAAGTATTTCGGTTGGAGTTCGAATACGCCTATAGTCAAGACCGATAGTACAAAAATACGAGTAATGAACAAAGATTCGGTTTTCATTCCATTCAAAACCAAATTGGAACAAAATGGATTGGAATTTTTATTGATATTTGAAAATCAGCACAATCAAGAGTATAGCATCACGGCACTACCTGAGGCGATTACCGACTTTTTTGGGCAGCCCAACGATACGTTACAGCAACGAGTAAAAACCTCAAAAGTGGAAGAGTTATCTACCTTAAAGGTAACTATAAACGCTTCGCTACATTTTCCTATAGTGATGGAACTCACCGATGAGAAAGGGGTAAACGTTGAAAAACAGATTTTTGCGAATAAAGCTCAGCCCGAATACGTCTTCAGTAATGTTAATCCAGGGAAATACAAAATGCGGATAATTGAAGACCAAAACAACAATAAACAATGGGATACGGGTAATTTTTTAAAGAGAATTCAACCTGAAAAAATCATCTATCATCCTAAGCTTATTGAACTTAGAGCCAATTGGGAAGTGCAAGAAATTTTTACCATTGAGTCGTCTGGCACGGAAAATCCAAAGCCTATTCTCGATAACCAAAACGGCGCAACTGACGGGCGTTAG
- a CDS encoding outer membrane beta-barrel family protein — translation MKKFLLILYFLSAFSYGQDFSISGKVVDAQTKEEMPFTEVALQGISNKSVEIGVVSDEKGHFRIKNLQKGKYSITFHFVGYEKFTKEIDIEQHKTDLGVISLKIASENLSEVVVEGKRAALSYSVDRKTINATAFPEASNAIDLLTNVPSIQISVEGKISYREGGSFKVYINGIAVKNGEERLRTLEASQIEKIEIITNPSARYSSEGTAGIIRVLLKKNRLEGYAINASVLANTLATNQISFSTDKKGKRGGWHTSAYLGHSTNAKTDMETFNQLQSSNKFFEIHEIRNSKKRNRSNFFEFGFNYDVTDNDFIDFSVNLKPLRDREREISYIRTTESIFDLNRNLITSEKSTNNNSYAFDYQMVGVDLEYNHFFNKDKSHSLKLTSGYNVFIGSSDSEYRNVWTRPSETIVFGSIEAEKNEIFTSTELAYELPLTEKSNLEAGIAIETDFIPEITTESGIFHGDKIGIPSSDFPSNQKIKYEQNEYAAYATFKSSWKKFEYKLGLRVEHTRRDVSYSYTTNSAVQTTDVYQKNFTDWFPSVHLLYSFSDDTQLAANYSRRIHRPEYWAITPVFKMEDRYTYTNGNSRLQFSYTDAYEVNFKKSWGKDFLSVEVFARNQHDFFGNYRRPFRDNILLITQENLGDSWSVGSELMTGVDIFSWWNVNASVSGFYFEQKTNVDGVKNDFSQWRFHGKMNNTFKFPKNFSARLNCAFQSPITNLQFESNAIFLASASLTKSFKDNRWQLTLSGWNVFDSYRQTQQRNSEKFALKAQTRHQPYVSFSVKYQFNNQK, via the coding sequence ATGAAAAAATTCCTTCTCATTTTATATTTTTTAAGTGCTTTCTCTTACGGGCAAGATTTTTCGATTTCGGGCAAGGTAGTTGATGCTCAAACAAAGGAAGAAATGCCCTTTACTGAGGTAGCTCTGCAAGGAATATCCAACAAATCCGTTGAAATTGGCGTGGTTTCCGATGAAAAAGGACATTTCAGAATTAAAAACTTGCAAAAAGGAAAGTATTCAATCACATTTCACTTTGTTGGATACGAAAAATTCACAAAAGAAATCGACATCGAACAACATAAAACCGATTTAGGCGTAATTTCACTAAAGATAGCTTCTGAAAATCTGAGCGAAGTAGTCGTAGAGGGCAAACGTGCAGCACTTTCTTACAGCGTTGACCGAAAAACCATCAACGCAACTGCTTTTCCAGAGGCTTCCAACGCTATTGATTTGCTAACCAACGTACCTTCAATCCAAATCAGCGTCGAAGGCAAGATAAGTTATCGCGAAGGAGGTTCATTTAAGGTGTATATCAACGGAATAGCGGTAAAAAATGGCGAGGAACGTTTACGTACGCTTGAGGCTTCACAAATTGAAAAGATAGAAATCATTACCAATCCGTCCGCCCGATACAGCTCGGAAGGAACGGCAGGAATTATCCGTGTGTTGCTCAAAAAGAATCGTTTGGAAGGATATGCTATCAATGCTTCTGTGTTGGCTAACACCCTCGCTACAAACCAAATCAGTTTTTCGACAGATAAAAAGGGAAAACGAGGCGGTTGGCACACTTCCGCATATTTGGGACATTCAACCAACGCAAAAACGGATATGGAGACATTCAACCAATTGCAATCCAGCAATAAATTCTTTGAAATACACGAAATACGCAACTCTAAAAAACGAAATAGAAGTAATTTCTTTGAGTTTGGGTTCAATTATGATGTAACCGACAATGATTTTATTGATTTTTCGGTAAATCTGAAACCTTTACGTGACCGAGAAAGAGAAATCTCCTACATACGAACTACGGAAAGCATATTCGACCTAAATCGAAACCTAATCACTTCGGAAAAATCAACCAACAACAATAGTTATGCTTTTGATTATCAAATGGTGGGTGTGGATTTGGAATATAATCACTTTTTTAATAAAGATAAATCTCATTCACTGAAACTGACTTCGGGATACAATGTCTTCATAGGAAGTTCTGATTCTGAATATCGAAATGTGTGGACGCGTCCGTCAGAAACCATTGTCTTTGGAAGCATAGAAGCAGAAAAAAATGAAATCTTTACTTCTACGGAATTGGCTTACGAGTTGCCTCTGACCGAAAAAAGCAATTTGGAAGCAGGAATCGCCATAGAAACTGACTTCATTCCTGAAATTACCACAGAAAGCGGTATTTTTCACGGCGATAAAATAGGTATTCCTTCCTCCGATTTCCCAAGTAATCAGAAAATTAAATATGAACAAAACGAGTACGCCGCCTACGCCACGTTCAAAAGCAGTTGGAAGAAATTCGAATACAAATTGGGACTTCGGGTAGAGCATACACGACGTGATGTTTCCTACTCATACACCACCAACTCAGCGGTTCAGACTACCGATGTGTACCAAAAGAACTTTACCGATTGGTTTCCGTCCGTGCATTTGTTGTATAGTTTCTCGGACGATACACAATTAGCCGCCAATTACAGCCGTCGCATCCATCGCCCTGAATATTGGGCAATTACGCCCGTCTTTAAAATGGAAGACAGGTACACTTACACCAACGGAAACAGCCGTTTGCAATTCAGTTACACCGATGCTTATGAGGTGAATTTCAAAAAATCGTGGGGTAAGGATTTTCTTTCAGTGGAAGTTTTTGCACGTAATCAGCACGATTTCTTTGGGAATTATCGCCGTCCGTTTCGTGATAACATTTTGCTTATTACTCAGGAAAATTTGGGCGATTCGTGGTCGGTAGGCTCTGAATTGATGACAGGAGTGGATATTTTCTCTTGGTGGAATGTAAATGCTTCAGTGAGTGGTTTTTATTTCGAACAAAAAACAAACGTAGACGGCGTAAAAAATGATTTTTCACAATGGCGTTTTCACGGGAAGATGAACAACACGTTTAAATTTCCAAAGAATTTTTCTGCCCGATTGAATTGTGCGTTTCAATCTCCTATCACAAACCTACAATTTGAAAGCAATGCGATTTTCTTGGCTTCGGCTTCACTTACCAAAAGCTTTAAAGATAATCGTTGGCAACTGACACTTTCGGGCTGGAATGTATTCGACTCGTATCGACAAACCCAACAAAGAAACAGCGAAAAATTTGCTCTAAAGGCTCAAACCAGACACCAACCCTATGTGTCTTTTTCAGTGAAATATCAGTTCAATAATCAGAAGTAG
- a CDS encoding YqiA/YcfP family alpha/beta fold hydrolase — MKILYLHGLDSFLQDDRRAVLQQYATIDAPVLDYKNTPNLFEKLQETYHDVDAIIGSSAGGLVTYYLAQALQKPCLLFNPALTFRSEMPIATRFNRSYTQYMQIVIGLQDEVLPSWQSLELLRNDISENQNIEIHLINKMSHSYPIDIFRKETEFFIKMIHQNL, encoded by the coding sequence ATGAAAATACTCTATTTACACGGATTGGATAGCTTTTTGCAAGACGACCGAAGAGCGGTTTTACAGCAATACGCAACGATTGATGCTCCTGTTTTGGATTATAAAAACACACCCAATCTGTTTGAAAAATTGCAAGAAACGTATCACGATGTAGATGCTATAATTGGCTCAAGTGCTGGAGGATTAGTGACTTACTACTTGGCTCAAGCTTTGCAAAAACCTTGTTTACTCTTCAATCCTGCATTAACTTTTCGCAGTGAAATGCCCATTGCTACCCGTTTCAATCGGTCGTACACCCAATATATGCAAATTGTAATTGGCTTACAAGACGAAGTGCTTCCTTCTTGGCAATCTTTAGAATTACTTCGCAATGATATTTCTGAAAATCAAAATATTGAAATTCATTTGATTAACAAGATGAGCCATTCTTACCCAATTGATATTTTCCGAAAAGAAACAGAATTTTTCATAAAAATGATTCATCAAAATTTATAA
- a CDS encoding Crp/Fnr family transcriptional regulator, with the protein MLSSDIFKNPIFKVLSSRERAVFQANTTYLKFEEEEMFIKEGSMLFSVYFIVQGMVKVCDPKKRLFWISGTNDFLGLISLYTEEPIFFSAYATKDTHIIQIDLHVFKKFIATNPLFLNAVFAQNATDFRKIIQSSITYKETKISGAMAHFLLEYSQKGFLKHLTRKEMGEMLGYSRENITKIIQTFIREGYIIEKNKQIIIANQSALEQLKKYG; encoded by the coding sequence ATGTTATCGTCAGACATTTTTAAAAATCCGATTTTCAAAGTATTAAGTAGCAGAGAACGTGCCGTATTTCAAGCAAATACTACTTATTTAAAATTTGAAGAAGAGGAAATGTTTATCAAAGAAGGAAGTATGCTTTTTTCGGTGTACTTCATCGTACAGGGAATGGTAAAGGTTTGCGACCCCAAAAAACGGCTTTTCTGGATTTCAGGCACTAATGATTTTTTAGGGCTAATTTCTCTCTACACCGAAGAGCCCATTTTCTTTTCGGCTTATGCCACTAAAGATACTCATATCATACAGATTGATTTACACGTTTTTAAAAAATTCATTGCGACCAATCCGTTATTTTTAAACGCTGTATTTGCCCAAAATGCAACTGATTTTCGCAAAATCATTCAAAGTAGTATTACCTATAAAGAAACTAAAATCAGCGGAGCGATGGCTCATTTTCTGTTAGAATATTCTCAAAAAGGATTTTTAAAGCATCTCACACGTAAAGAAATGGGAGAAATGCTAGGATATTCGCGTGAAAATATCACTAAAATCATTCAAACTTTCATTCGCGAAGGTTACATTATTGAAAAAAACAAGCAAATTATCATTGCTAATCAATCGGCTTTGGAGCAACTCAAAAAATACGGATAA
- a CDS encoding DUF1287 domain-containing protein, which produces MRKIFLISSLILFTAFTTQSHFRERLSQAAISLINPSVRYVADYVSIDYPNGDVPADTGVCTDVIIRAYRKLNIDLQKEVHEDMKKRFTQYPKIWGLKTTDKNIDHRRVPNLQTFFKKHGKELSITQNPEDYQMGNIVTWMLPGNLPHIGIVIHKKSNDGKRPLIVHNIGKGQIAEDILFKYPITGHYFYQGK; this is translated from the coding sequence ATGAGAAAAATATTTTTAATCTCCTCTCTCATACTATTTACAGCTTTCACTACTCAAAGCCATTTTAGAGAGCGACTTTCTCAAGCTGCAATTAGCCTTATAAATCCTTCCGTTAGGTATGTTGCTGACTATGTTTCTATTGATTATCCAAACGGAGACGTTCCAGCAGACACGGGAGTTTGTACTGATGTTATCATAAGAGCTTATCGAAAACTAAATATTGACCTTCAGAAGGAGGTTCACGAAGATATGAAAAAAAGGTTTACTCAATACCCTAAGATATGGGGGCTTAAAACCACCGACAAAAACATTGACCACCGCCGTGTTCCAAACCTACAAACTTTCTTTAAAAAACACGGAAAAGAACTTTCAATCACTCAAAATCCTGAAGATTACCAAATGGGAAACATTGTAACTTGGATGCTTCCTGGCAATTTACCTCATATTGGCATCGTTATCCATAAAAAATCAAACGACGGAAAACGTCCTCTGATAGTACACAACATAGGCAAAGGACAAATAGCCGAAGATATACTTTTTAAATACCCAATAACTGGACATTATTTCTATCAAGGCAAATGA
- a CDS encoding head GIN domain-containing protein: protein MKRFATILFLAVFSVSYGQWFGKKTIKDNGNIITKERQVGNYNSVRVKGSLDVILLKGEVGNVRIEASDNIETYILTSVENEEITIKLKDDFNYNLTHKLLIYVPVNERLEQIILSGSGDISMREQINVGNLKCFLSGSGDININVNASHLNLSLLGSGDLIAKGNCPEIEISLVGSGDISTENIKAERVKVTVSGSGDVDVYASKSIKAKVSGSGDVSVKGKPELEDTHVSGSGEVSFE, encoded by the coding sequence ATGAAACGATTTGCAACTATTCTATTTTTAGCTGTATTTTCAGTAAGTTACGGACAATGGTTTGGTAAAAAGACCATAAAAGATAACGGAAATATCATTACGAAAGAACGTCAGGTAGGCAATTACAATTCTGTAAGAGTAAAAGGCTCTTTAGATGTAATTTTACTTAAAGGTGAGGTAGGAAACGTACGTATCGAGGCTTCGGACAATATAGAAACTTATATTTTAACTTCCGTCGAAAATGAGGAAATCACCATCAAACTGAAAGACGACTTCAACTATAATTTAACACACAAATTACTGATATATGTCCCTGTAAACGAGCGATTGGAACAGATAATTTTATCCGGTTCAGGCGATATTTCAATGAGAGAACAGATAAATGTAGGCAATTTAAAATGCTTTCTGTCGGGTTCGGGAGATATTAACATTAATGTAAATGCCTCTCATCTGAATTTATCATTATTAGGTTCAGGCGATTTGATTGCTAAAGGAAATTGCCCAGAAATTGAAATTTCTTTAGTAGGTTCGGGTGATATTTCTACTGAAAACATCAAAGCTGAACGCGTTAAGGTTACTGTTTCAGGCTCAGGTGATGTAGATGTATATGCTTCCAAATCAATCAAGGCAAAAGTGTCAGGTTCAGGCGATGTTTCAGTAAAAGGCAAACCCGAGTTGGAAGATACACACGTTAGTGGTAGTGGAGAGGTCAGTTTTGAGTAG
- a CDS encoding RNA polymerase sigma factor yields the protein MTNPTQILIEACRQNDPKAQLGLYRQYAKAMYNTALRMLQQQDKAEDAVQEAFIKAFQKLDEFRGENNFGSWLKRIVINEALMMIRQEKQISYLEETFIDPIDDNEQEKWSFQEEEVKILLYALSLLPEKLRVILNLSLIEGFDNEEICEILHISDGNCRTTLSRAKKSLRETIEKLKNERK from the coding sequence TTGACCAACCCAACTCAAATACTCATCGAAGCTTGTCGCCAAAACGACCCCAAAGCACAATTGGGGCTGTACAGGCAGTACGCTAAAGCGATGTACAACACCGCCTTGCGTATGCTCCAGCAGCAGGACAAAGCCGAAGATGCCGTGCAAGAAGCCTTCATAAAGGCTTTCCAAAAGCTGGACGAATTTCGAGGAGAAAATAACTTTGGGAGTTGGCTTAAACGCATCGTAATCAATGAGGCACTGATGATGATTCGGCAAGAAAAACAAATTAGCTATTTGGAAGAAACCTTCATCGACCCAATTGATGACAATGAGCAAGAAAAATGGAGCTTCCAAGAGGAAGAAGTAAAGATTTTACTTTATGCACTAAGTCTGCTCCCCGAAAAATTACGTGTTATCCTGAATCTTTCGCTCATCGAAGGATTTGATAATGAAGAAATCTGTGAAATTTTACATATATCCGATGGAAATTGCCGAACAACGCTTTCCAGAGCCAAAAAATCGTTACGTGAAACCATAGAAAAACTAAAAAATGAAAGAAAATAA
- the era gene encoding GTPase Era, whose protein sequence is MGHKAGFVNIIGNPNVGKSTLMNAFVGEKLSIITSKAQTTRHRIFGIVSGDDFQIVFSDTPGIIKPAYELQNSMMDFVKSAFEDADILIYMVEVGEKQLKDDLFFAKINKMNIPVLLLINKIDKSSQEVLEEQVAYWKEQVPKAEVFPISALAGFQTNEVFNRIIELLPESPAFFPKDQLTDKPERFFVNEIIREKILLNYKKEIPYAVEVETESFVDSEHIIHIRSVIMVERETQKGIIIGHKGEALKKVGTQARTDLEKFFGKQVHITIFVKVNKDWRSNARQLRRFGYRE, encoded by the coding sequence ATGGGACATAAAGCAGGTTTTGTAAATATTATTGGAAATCCTAATGTAGGGAAATCAACACTAATGAATGCCTTTGTGGGCGAAAAACTATCTATTATTACCTCAAAAGCACAAACCACAAGGCATCGTATCTTTGGTATTGTCAGTGGCGATGATTTTCAGATTGTTTTTTCGGATACTCCTGGAATTATAAAACCGGCATACGAGCTACAAAACTCAATGATGGATTTTGTAAAAAGTGCCTTTGAAGATGCCGATATTTTGATCTATATGGTAGAAGTTGGCGAAAAACAGCTCAAAGATGACTTATTTTTTGCTAAAATCAATAAAATGAATATTCCTGTACTTTTGCTTATCAACAAAATTGATAAATCATCACAAGAAGTTTTGGAGGAACAAGTGGCTTATTGGAAAGAACAAGTACCTAAGGCTGAAGTATTTCCTATATCAGCTTTGGCAGGATTTCAAACCAATGAGGTTTTCAATCGTATCATTGAGCTTTTACCTGAATCACCCGCTTTTTTTCCAAAAGACCAACTCACCGACAAACCCGAACGATTTTTTGTTAACGAAATCATTCGAGAAAAAATTCTACTTAATTACAAAAAAGAAATTCCGTATGCTGTAGAGGTTGAAACAGAGTCTTTTGTTGATTCGGAGCACATCATTCATATCCGTTCGGTAATTATGGTGGAGCGCGAAACCCAAAAAGGAATTATCATCGGGCACAAAGGCGAAGCCCTAAAAAAAGTAGGCACACAAGCACGTACCGATTTGGAAAAATTCTTCGGCAAACAAGTACATATTACCATTTTCGTTAAGGTAAACAAGGATTGGCGCTCTAACGCCCGTCAGTTGCGCCGTTTTGGTTATCGAGAATAG